The genomic interval ACTTAAAATCGTTTTTGCAATTTGTTTGAGCcaaatttatgatatattatttttttatgacttTTAGGAGGTGgacaaagtttaaattaatttttaaaagtctatatattttaaaatttgaaattgatggttagttaaaaataaataaatgattaaaacCGCTCCggtattaatttactttttatacatataaaatttattctagtTAGTAAAACTTTGGTAAGTTAGtacttgataaattaatacactaatcaaataataattttttgtgttaaattatatgttgattaattaatatatttcttttgtcCAGTGGTATTAATTTATCCTTTGATGGACATCAAACCAATGAGTAAGATGGGATATTATAATTCACAtggttgaataaaatttcaagaaattttttttaaaaaaaaaactgatctGTGGGCTAGTCAACTCAATTATTCAACGAGAGTAGTGCTAGAGAGAGAAGCATGAGAGAAAGACAAGGGAATTTTGCTTTCTCTCGTCTTTCTCTCGTATTTCTCTACACCAAATATTTTCCATTCAACGAGAGTAAAATGTCAATCTTGTATCTCTCCTTtcacaacaattttttaatagtcTTGCAATCATACTTAAATTCAACctagatattttttatttcattttattcctCCGGAGTAGTTATTATTATGTGATGATGGTCACGATTTACGAGATTTTCAATTTacaaggtttttgtttttcaattttttttttagtggtTATGGTGGATGCTTTTGGCCTTTGGGtgttctttcatttttccacGCCCCAATATCTCTTTCACAAGTTTGGGACAATAATACAAAGAAACTAGAGAAATTTCTGCTGTCAattcttgtttaatttgtataaaaatcaataaatgtgATCAATATGTGCCACAAGTAGCAAGTTACGAGTCCTCTTTACTTCATAaaggtgggaaaaaaaattcaggtACCGTGTACAACATGTACAATACCTATATGTGTCCATAAACTTACAAGTaatttgatagaaaaattgaTGCCAATGACTCTAATGTCCATTATCTACGAACCCTATTATCTTTCAACCATCAtcgttttaaaattttagtgtgaaaattttaggaaaatggCAGGTTAATTGCGAGAGTATTATTCATCAAAGACTTCCTTTCTTACATGTTCatctataatttcatattcatGCAATTTTACAATCGCAAAggtgaagaaaaaagaaagccagtagaatattaattattacatagAACTGAGGCAAACATGCATTCTACAAGCAAGCCCTAAAACTTAATTCAAAGAGCAACAGGGTATCTGTCAACACAGTCAAGCCATGGATTCCTAGCAGGCTTCTTGACACGGCGCATTGCCTGCCAAACAACACTATTGCACTTGAACCCCGAACCAAACGCTATTTGCCAAACTCTATCTCCTCTTTTAACTCTCTCTTTAGCTTCCAAGTACGCTAGTTCATACCAAATGCTACTGCTTGACGTGTTGCCAAAGCGATGCAATGTCATTCTCGACGCCTCCATGTTCTTTTCACTCAGCTCAAGGTTCTTCTGTAGTTCATCCAACACCGTCTTGCTCGCTGCGTGCACGCAAAAATGCTCGAACGCCAGCTTGTAATCGGGAATGTAGGGCTTTGTGCTCGCTAAAGATGAGGAACGGGACTTATCGGCGCTGCCGCTGAATAAGTGGCGCCAGACTAAGGTGGCGAAGAAGAAGAGCTGTTCGGAGAATGGAAGAACCAGAGGCCCCAATGTCGTGATGTTTGTTTTGAGAGCATCACCCCCTATTtccattatatttttactcaCCTTCAGCCCTCTGAATCCTTGTTCATCTTCCTCTTGGTAAACGCTCCTGATGAATGCATGAACGAATTTAggttttgttgatgatttgattgaaaaaCATATAATGAAATACACACCAAATTTTAAGTGGCAGTGTGGAAGCCTCAGAAGAATTAATTTGTGTTGATGGGATGCAACTAAAATTCtgctaataaattaatttataaattgagAAACAGATTCTCTTTCTCTGAACTCACCCGTTTATATATGCTATTAATAGCCctttaaataatgtaacaGCATCTTTGCCAAAAGGACAGAGGTTTTTTCTTAGTGGCCTACTTATGTTGTTACTTCACACGTACATGACAACCAACCTTTCAAGGTTTTGAACGATATAATCCATAACACTATTGTATAAGACTGATGCATATTAGAttgattttacttaattatttaataattgaatgaGGATTCAccgtaatatttttataaaagttcGAACTCTTAACTTTTACTATTGTAAATATAAGGACAAGGACTCTGGCCAAACTTACTTATATTATCACTTTCAATTTTCCGATTCTGAAAACAGTGAAGAGTGTAATTAATTAgtagcatatttttaaaattacaactaAAAGATGGAAACCAACATTCTCGTTTCCATCATTTTTTTGGAAACAGGTTTgtagtaagaaaaaaatactgGAGCCTACCGCATCAAATTCGATACATTCTAATTAGATTTTATCTCAcataatttacatttatttatctcAGCTAGGTGTGGCTACtgactttaaaaaatgataccAAACTAATTCTTTagtattatgaaatttaattataacgAAATCACTGCATATAAAGTAACAAATTATGAGCACTATGTGTTAATATATATCACACATGCaaacaaagtaaaaacaaaCCTGAAGCTCCGGTCATCGGCGCCGGTATGCGTGCGGACGATGAGCTGGAGGCGGTACTTGGCGCGGTGATAGTCCCGTCGCCGGTTGGACATGAGGATGGCGGAGCAGCCCATCCGAAAAAAGCAATTAGGAATCATCATGGACCGGTCTCGGCCCGCATACCAATTATAGCCCACCATCTCAGTGCTCACAACGACAGCATAATTATTAGGATTAGCCTGCAACATGTCCCGGGCCAAGTCCACTCCAATGACGCCGGCGCTGCAGCCCATGCCCCCAAGATTGTAACTTATGATATTCCCTCTCATTTTGTAATGGTTTATTATCATCGCTGAGAGCGATGGTGTGGGATTAAAGATGCTGCAATTCACGACAAGGATCCCGACGTCCTTCGGCCTCACCTTAGTCTTTTCGAATAGCTCGTCCAGAGCTCCAAACATCACCATCGAAGCTTCTAAACGACCGTGTTTCATCGTCATGCAGTTCTCCTCAGCAGACATCACTACCTTGGGGATGTACGTTTCATCTCCAATCCCCGATGATTTCATTATTCTCCTTTGAAAATCCAAGCTCGCCTCGTCGGACTTGCTCCATTTTCCTGCCACTTCGATGAACTGCTCTCTCGTCACCTGAAAAATGATTCGTTAGTTCAACAAGTTCACTGTTTCAGGCTAATGTCAATGTCCAGTAAACGCGCACCTTGAGATCATCGGAGGGGCGATAGCAAGCAAAATCAACGAGATAAACGGAGCGAGGGCGTGACATGAAGTAAACGGAGAGCGTGAAGGCGAACACGCCGAAGAAGCCAAGAACGGAGGCG from Citrus sinensis cultivar Valencia sweet orange chromosome 9, DVS_A1.0, whole genome shotgun sequence carries:
- the LOC102627644 gene encoding 3-ketoacyl-CoA synthase 10 gives rise to the protein MARSERDLLSTEIVNRGIESSGPNAGSLTFSVRVRRRLPDFLQSVNLKYVKLGYHYLINHAIYLATIPVLLLVFSAEVGSLSREELWEKLWEDTRHDLASVLGFFGVFAFTLSVYFMSRPRSVYLVDFACYRPSDDLKVTREQFIEVAGKWSKSDEASLDFQRRIMKSSGIGDETYIPKVVMSAEENCMTMKHGRLEASMVMFGALDELFEKTKVRPKDVGILVVNCSIFNPTPSLSAMIINHYKMRGNIISYNLGGMGCSAGVIGVDLARDMLQANPNNYAVVVSTEMVGYNWYAGRDRSMMIPNCFFRMGCSAILMSNRRRDYHRAKYRLQLIVRTHTGADDRSFRSVYQEEDEQGFRGLKVSKNIMEIGGDALKTNITTLGPLVLPFSEQLFFFATLVWRHLFSGSADKSRSSSLASTKPYIPDYKLAFEHFCVHAASKTVLDELQKNLELSEKNMEASRMTLHRFGNTSSSSIWYELAYLEAKERVKRGDRVWQIAFGSGFKCNSVVWQAMRRVKKPARNPWLDCVDRYPVAL